The Prochlorococcus sp. MIT 1341 genomic interval GCAAGACTATTTTTTCAGGTTCTTCTAAGGAACTGAATCGTTTCAAGGATTATATGAATATGTTTTATCAGCTATCTTTAAGATACCATTTAACTTACGATAATTTCTCAATTCTTGATTGGGGTGGAGGCGATGGCTATGTAAGTTCTATCTTTGCTAACCTTATAAAATCTATGCTCTATCAAGAAGTTAATACTTATATATACGACCATTCGGATTGGCAAGCAAATAACAAAGGAATAGTAAGTTTAGACCAAATTGATAAAAAAGTACAGCTTATCATTTTTTCCCATATATTAGAACATACGCATGAACCTTTAAAAGAAATCAAACAAGCATTGGATTTTGCAGATAAAAATTGCTTGGTTCTCATTGAAGTTCCTGACGAAAGACATAATAATCTATTAGCATTATTTGGAAAGAAGTTTGGCATGCATTATCATGTAACACATTTCAGCAGGAAAAGCCTTTCTCGGCTTATGAATAAATCTGGAATATATGGAGTGAAAACAAAATATAATTTCAATTCCAGTTACAGAGGCCAGCAAATGCATTCAATTATTGGAATAGGAATAGCAGGTAAGGACAATGAATTTAATTCATCGACAATACCATTTGTTTACGAATTACTCACCTCTATATTTTTTACTTTTAGAAAGTCAATTGAAGTGGTAATTAGAGAAACAAAAGCATATGTCAAGAATTTTTCTAAAAAATAAATTAGGGTTTGCTTGTGAATTAGAGGTTAAAAGATTGCGAACTATTAAAAAATTTTAATTTGGCTGCTATAAATAGCATTAATTAATCAAAGAACTATAAAAATCTAAAATTCTTTCAAGCTCTGATTTTAATCAAATATTTAATTTTTTCTAAGGAAATAAGTTTCACACGAAAATAAAAAATATTCTTTCCTTCTGAAGTTTTTAGAGAATTGTTCCTATAGAAATTCTAGCCCTAAAGGTCAAACATGTCTCCAAACAGCAATCAGTTTTCCTTGTATTTGAACTTGATCAGCATTTAATTCGATAGGTTCATATGCTGCATTAGCCGCTTCCAATTTCACCAAGGATCCACTCCTATAAAAATACTTCAAGGTAGTTCCGCTTCCCAAAACCAGAGCACTAACAACTGTGCCATTTCTCAAGCGAGATGGCTCCTGAACAGGCTCCATAAGGACCACATCTCCATCAGCAATATGCGCGTCTACCATAGAATCCCCATTTACATTTAACGCAAATACACCCTTTTTATCTAGTACTGATGTCAGATCAAGTCGATCCTGAACATCATCGAAGGTTTCTACTAATCCGCCTGCAGCAACTGCGCCAAGTACTGGTATTCCACAATTCACTCCGCTTGTTATTTCTCCAAGCAACTGAAGAGTCCTTGCCTGACCTTCCTGCCATGTAATCCAACCTT includes:
- the lexA gene encoding transcriptional repressor LexA, yielding MTSQEEELLTPAQKELYDWLADFISTHQHSPSIRQMMQGMGLRSPAPIQSRLRHLQQKGWITWQEGQARTLQLLGEITSGVNCGIPVLGAVAAGGLVETFDDVQDRLDLTSVLDKKGVFALNVNGDSMVDAHIADGDVVLMEPVQEPSRLRNGTVVSALVLGSGTTLKYFYRSGSLVKLEAANAAYEPIELNADQVQIQGKLIAVWRHV
- a CDS encoding methyltransferase domain-containing protein, with the protein product MDNQVLNDQDTSCSICGNSTIKISRTQVFNSSKKFDWISDSTFNLSNLDRATVELRFCLSCFHSFLTPKFDTSRLYDQETGYIERKKQYEIYHPGKIYGKFNPNIGKGKTIFSGSSKELNRFKDYMNMFYQLSLRYHLTYDNFSILDWGGGDGYVSSIFANLIKSMLYQEVNTYIYDHSDWQANNKGIVSLDQIDKKVQLIIFSHILEHTHEPLKEIKQALDFADKNCLVLIEVPDERHNNLLALFGKKFGMHYHVTHFSRKSLSRLMNKSGIYGVKTKYNFNSSYRGQQMHSIIGIGIAGKDNEFNSSTIPFVYELLTSIFFTFRKSIEVVIRETKAYVKNFSKK